A region from the Musa acuminata AAA Group cultivar baxijiao chromosome BXJ1-10, Cavendish_Baxijiao_AAA, whole genome shotgun sequence genome encodes:
- the LOC135596231 gene encoding uncharacterized protein LOC135596231 encodes MGSFARGGRIPKPSNGSSRSESPNAFKSAFEPSRGWRRRERGGETSQRAMRPRERDEDEEAPPSEPSPAPPPRRAGGGLSSMVVRPPESGEGEDDEEPRDYGAVVRRRDSPQQRRDSLPPARRRFSPQDQRRREPSPGLRRRDSPPTFRRRGSPIDVRRRGGSPGFHSRYQRFHGGPGSVSPRRQRLDGQHDLDFDSSMGRHIGRGFRGGRAGGRFREASPGYGHGRGGRSTGRGYNASRWPVSDGEYVHRNDPNLSPREGDWICQNPFCGNLNFARRTHCNNCNKYRYGPELDGPSRSPRRGYFKSPPLRGSPPRIVGPANHGLRDDLDRYRSPPRGWGVEDLRDFGPRSPPPARGGKFPDMRRERLDYHDDLGYRQRRKFDWPAPEWEGRDSNRDGFVADRRGYDRRPPSPRGRWISRERSRSPIGSRPLRGAYMGRGRDDRQYDSHLGHSQADDLGIGRGRGYRQAESLPGRSHIDRRGIARGRNDDIY; translated from the exons ATGGGGTCCTTTGCTCGAGGGGGGCGGATTCCAAAACCCTCAAACGGGAGCAGCAGAAGCGAGAGCCCAAACGCCTTCAAGTCCGCCTTCGAACCCAGCCGTGGTTGGAGGCGACGCGAGAGAGGAGGGGAGACGAGTCAACGAGCGATGAGGCCCCGCGAGCGAGACGAAGACGAGGAGGCGCCGCCTTCGGAACCCTCGCCCGCGCCGCCCCCGAGACGGGCCGGCGGGGGCCTCAGCAGCATGGTGGTTCGCCCACCCGAGAGCGGCGAGGGGGAGGACGACGAGGAGCCCCGGGACTATGGCGCCGTGGTCCGCCGCCGCGATTCTCCGCAGCAACGCCGGGACTCGTTGCCTCCCGCCCGGCGCCGCTTCTCGCCGCAGGATCAGCGCCGGCGCGAACCCTCGCCGGGCCTCCGACGTCGCGACTCCCCGCCGACATTCCGCCGCCGGGGCTCACCCATCGATGTCCGCCGCCGTGGCGGTTCCCCGGGGTTCCACTCCCGCTACCAGCGGTTCCACGGCGGCCCAG GTTCTGTTTCTCCTCGACGACAAAGACTGGATGGTCAGCATGATCTAGATTTTGACAGCTCAATGGGACGACACATTGGTCGTGGTTTCCGAGGTGGCAGAGCAGGTGGCAGGTTTCGAGAGGCTTCACCTGGTTATGGGCATGGAAGGGGTGGAAGGTCAACAGGGAGAGGCTACAATGCATCTAGATGGCCGGTTTCTGACGGAGAATATGTTCACAGAAATGATCCAAACTTGTCCCCCCGGGAAGGTGATTGGATTTGCCAAAACCCCTT TTGTGGGAATCTGAATTTTGCACGAAGGACTCACTGTAACAATTGCAACAAGTACCGCTATGGACCTGAGCTCGATGGACCCAGCCGTAGTCCTCGGAGGGGCTACTTCAAGTCCCCTCCCCTTCGCGGGTCTCCACCAAGAATTGTAGGTCCAGCCAACCATGGTCTCCGCGATGACTTGGACAGATACAGATCACCGCCACGGGGTTGGGGTGTCGAGGATCTCAGAGACTTTGGACCTAGATCACCACCCCCAGCACGTGGAGGAAAATTTCCGGACATGCGCAGGGAGAGGCTAGACTATCATGATGATCTCGGGTACAGGCAAAGACGCAAATTTGACTGGCCAGCACCTGAATGGGAAGGGAGGGACAGTAATCGAGATGGATTCGTTGCAGACAGAAGAGGTTATGATCGGCGTCCACCATCACCTCGTGGACGGTGGATTTCAAGGGAGAGGAGCCGCTCACCAATAGGAAGCCGTCCACTGAGGGGTGCTTACATGGGTCGAGGGCGAGATGACCGTCAGTATGATTCGCACTTGGGTCATAGCCAAGCTGATGATTTAGGCATTGGTCGTGGGAGGGGATATCGGCAGGCTGAATCTTTACCAGGCCGAAGCCATATTGATCGCCGAGGCATTGCCCGAGGTAGGAATGATGACATCTACTGA